Proteins from one Homalodisca vitripennis isolate AUS2020 chromosome 3, UT_GWSS_2.1, whole genome shotgun sequence genomic window:
- the LOC124357054 gene encoding uncharacterized protein LOC124357054 isoform X1: MNTSPSSMCPECGKPVEIFNGDVKFSVELHRQSHKSLETISQDMAAAQLKPKTRKKYKENICSECNEHFDILNNDLTLSYQLHAQKHKTHVAGNYLKNVKGMHFASGSNKVSDSENRLSKKIKIKIGSSEKNQVPQSERISVLDALFEVMPSDLQDHKGFISNSDINEVFCIVCKVRIGSIVKVTKHLKTRLHEDQIINSLKEKLPENSCQVMEFVTFHRSKLSCNFCRCEITMNPCNPHETIVNIVSHNATEKHQRQIAASGTCSSEALVTVNTYALMNPLIHKNKDLIEYTAVHKFKCNLCNKNINYNKNVSKFMESFICHFESVGHKKLEAISAVELFGKLHIVDETRHKFIASKGSILCIICNCSVDVNIQKLFLHTKEKAKNALKNSIESLSKMSSVMEVALNNSHMRCTDLTGNSAKTCIDFCPSHPVEIQPGVATNNRIIKTLLTPLPDYLKRINIDCLIENDQGEIMCLDCSCAIPSNLDNIESHLLSKNHMKRSKKNESSQTQNYNLNLDGGVSKTLKDNASLIKHSFKYFFKFNDKYKCNICDGIIDQTSDENSLRMNILRHISGKKHLEKYQQELVYKLFYSDEIVGVNRSVLKINNTRIVCTLCDYVITSSTNEDTLKTSIISHLTGCEHKNKKVHVHKGDSPGSIQNQKQEHRCKND, translated from the coding sequence ATGAATACCAGTCCCAGTAGCATGTGCCCAGAATGTGGCAAACCTGTTGAAATTTTCAATGGTGATGTCAAATTTTCTGTGGAACTACACCGACAATCACACAAGTCATTAGAAACTATCTCACAAGATATGGCAGCTGCCCAACTGAAACcaaaaaccagaaaaaaatataaagaaaacatatgttCTGAATGTAatgaacattttgatattttgaataatgaTTTGACGTTATCCTATCAACTTCATGCCCAGAAGCATAAAACACATGTTGCtggaaactatttaaaaaatgtaaaaggaatGCATTTTGCTTCAGGTAGTAACAAAGTTTCTGATAGTGAGAATAGATTATCCAAAAAGATTAAAATCAAGATTGGATCATCAGAGAAAAATCAGGTTCCTCAGTCTGAGCGAATAAGTGTTTTGGATGCTCTTTTTGAAGTAATGCCTTCAGATTTGCAAGATCATAAAGGATTTATTAGTAACAGTGATATAAATGAAGTGTTTTGTATTGTGTGCAAAGTAAGAATCGGATCAATAGTTAAAGTAACTAAACACTTGAAAACCAGATTGCATGAAGATCAGATTATCAATTCTTTGAAAGAAAAATTACCAGAAAACTCATGTCAAGTTATGGAGTTCGTGACATTTCACCGATCCAAACTTAGCTGCAATTTCTGTAGATGTGAAATAACTATGAATCCTTGCAATCCTCATGAAACAATAGTGAATATTGTATCTCATAATGCAACAGAGAAACACCAAAGACAAATAGCTGCTAGTGGAACGTGTTCATCTGAAGCTCTAGTAACTGTAAACACATATGCACTAATGAATCCATTAATACATAAGAATAAAGATTTAATTGAATATACAGCAGTACATAAGTTTAAGTGTAacttatgtaacaaaaatataaattataataaaaatgtatctaaatttaTGGAAAGTTTTATTTGCCACTTTGAATCTGTTGGGCACAAAAAACTTGAGGCCATTTCTGCAGTTGAGTTATTTGGTAAGTTGCATATAGTTGATGAAACTCGACACAAATTTATTGCTTCAAAAGGGAGCATTCTTTGTATAATTTGTAACTGTTCTGTTGATgtaaacattcaaaaattatttttacacacaaaaGAAAAGGCAAAGAATGCattgaaaaattctattgaaagTCTGTCCAAGATGAGTTCAGTCATGGAAGTAGCTCTAAATAACTCTCATATGAGATGCACTGACTTAACAGGAAACTCTGCAAAAACCTGTATCGACTTCTGTCCATCACATCCAGTTGAAATTCAACCAGGAGTTGCTACAAATAATAggattattaaaactttacttaCACCTTTACCTGATTATTTAAAAAGGATCAATATAGATTGTTTGATTGAAAATGATCAAGGTGAGATAATGTGTTTAGATTGTAGCTGTGCAATACCATCAAACTTAGACAATATCGAAAGTCATCTCTTGAGCAAAAATCACATGAAAAGATCGAAAAAAAATGAAAGTTCTCAAACCCAAAACTACAACTTAAATTTAGATGGGGGTGTTTCAAAAACACTAAAGGACAATGCTTCATTGATCAAACATTcatttaagtacttttttaagtttaacgacaagtataagtgtaatatttgtgATGGCATTATTGATCAAACAAGTGATGAAAATTCACTTAGAATGAATATATTGAGACATATTTCAGGAAAGAAGCATTTGGAAAAATACCAGCAAGAACTTGTATACAAACTTTTTTACTCAGATGAGATTGTTGGAGTAAATAGATCtgttctgaaaataaataatacacggATTGTTTGCACCTTATGTGATTATGTTATAACAAGCTCAACTAATGAAGACACTCTTAAAACATCTATAATATCACACTTAACAGGGTGTGAACACAAAAATAAGAAAGTACATGTCCATAAGGGAGACAGTCCAGGTAGTATACAAAACCAAAAACAAGAACACAGATGTAAGAATGACTGA
- the LOC124357054 gene encoding uncharacterized protein LOC124357054 isoform X2 produces MNSSTSDMCPQCRKPVEILNGDVNFSLELHRQSHKSLETIAQDMRAAQLQPITTNTDIQNIICPKCNEYVDILNNDIPLSFQLHNQLKIHLKDSCANGELSASSSKNNQALPLYEEMRIGDLFEVISSSFQAHKQFICKSERNEFFCVPCKLKFGSVFKVPKHIKTESHRDKIIHFLKEKLPTNTAKEMDCIVFYRSELECIICCCVIIMSIKSSYETIENIFSHIETKEHRENMISSDIEPCWVECATIASTASPQSYSATSQNKEIPIKSSRIKSYLNSLPKQLMMANKDCFFENDKGRLKCLNCDCDVPVKFACIKDHLLGIRHITNMKKLQNREPKVFEDVLLTKLAERDVLVKYCKKNLIRFNDYYLCSICNTCICRSGTNKDIERNVLRHVNGNLHVAKHKKALLCNLFYSDEIVRINRSFLRMKNNQIVCSLCDACIQLSVIEPILRNSLVHHLNGKKHKANQTKEEETFVLESNQVENKLKCVAQVLKTDVEQSHKISQIDETRVDQSNQASQKMKGNVNKLNKELKEMETNDRKSCEVAQEVEMDTHQSNQIDSLCPDLSNLHIRDVL; encoded by the coding sequence ATGAACAGCAGTACTAGTGACATGTGTCCACAGTGTAGGAAACCTGTGGAGATTCTCAACGGCGATGTCAACTTTTCATTGGAATTACATCGGCAGTCTCACAAGTCACTGGAAACAATTGCACAAGATATGAGAGCTGCTCAACTTCAACCAATAACCACAAACACAGATATACAGAACATAATATGCCCAAAATGTAACGAGTAtgtggatattttaaataatgatataccTTTATCTTTTCAACTTCATAATCAGCttaaaatacacttaaaagaCAGCTGTGCAAATGGTGAATTATCTGCCTCAAGCAGTAAAAACAATCAAGCGCTTCCTCTATATGAGGAAATGAGGATTGGTGATCTATTTGAAGTGATCTCTTCAAGTTTTCAAGctcataaacaatttatttgtaaaagtgaaagaaatgaatttttttgtgtTCCATGCAAATTGAAGTTTGGTTCGGTATTTAAAGTGCCTAAACACATTAAGACTGAATCACATCgagataaaataatacattttttgaaagaaaaattgcCAACCAACACAGCTAAAGAAATGGACTGTATAGTATTCTACAGATCTGAACTTGAATGTATTATTTGTTGTTGTGTAATAATAATGAGTATCAAAAGTTCTTatgaaactattgaaaatatattttctcatattGAAACCAAGGAACACAGGGAAAACATGATTTCTAGTGACATTGAACCATGCTGGGTAGAATGTGCCACAATAGCATCAACAGCTTCTCCCCAGTCATATTCTGCAACATCTCAAAATAAGGAAATTCCTATAAAAAGTAGTAGGATAAAATCTTACCTAAACTCTTTGCCAAAACAATTAATGATGGCGAATAAGGACTGTTTTTTTGAAAATGATAAAGGAAgacttaaatgtttaaattgtgaCTGTGACGTTCCTGTAAAATTTGCCTGTATTAAAGACCATCTGTTGGGCATCAGACACATAACAAACATGAAAAAACTGCAAAATCGTGAGCCAAAggtttttgaagatgttttacTGACAAAACTAGCGGAGAGAgatgttttagttaaatactgtAAGAAgaatttaataagatttaatgactattatttgtgtagtatttGTAACACTTGTATATGTAGATCAGGTACGAACAAAGATATCGAAAGAAATGTACTGAGACATGTTAATGGTAATTTGCATGTGGCGAAACATAAGAAAGCACTCCTATGCAACCTTTTTTACTCTGACGAAATTGTTAGGATTAACAGGTcttttttaagaatgaaaaacAATCAGATTGTTTGTTCTCTTTGTGATGCTTGCATCCAATTATCAGTTATTGAACCAATTCTAAGAAACTCTTTGGTACACCACTTGAATGGAAAAAAACATAAAGCCAACCAAACAAAAGAAGAGGAAACATTTGTACTTGAGTCAAATCAagtagaaaacaaattaaaatgtgtgGCACAAGTATTAAAAACAGATGTTGAGCAGTCTCATAAGATATCACAAATTGATGAAACACGAGTGGATCAATCAAATCAAGCTTCACAAAAAATGAAAGGAAATGTGAATAAGTTAAATAAAGAGTTAAAGGAAATGGAAACAAATGACCGGAAATCATGTGAAGTAGCACAGGAAGTGGAAATGGATACACACCAATCAAATCAGATTGACTCTCTCTGTCCTGATTTAAGTAACTTGCATATTAGAGATGTGTTATAA